Sequence from the Cryptococcus neoformans var. neoformans JEC21 chromosome 1, complete sequence genome:
TCGTCGCAAGCGACCTTCAAGTTCTTGGTTTAACAGTCCGATTATCGGCGGAGCTGCTGTAGTTGGGCTGTCAGCTTTGCTAATCGGCGTGGTTTATACgtccttcccctcttcaACGTTTCTTTCGGGTATGAGGCAACAATGAGACAGTAGACTGATGCACCATTCTTTTGATAACAGGTTGGGTACATTCCTCTAATCTAAGCAAGAAACCTACCGCCTCAAAAAACATCTTTAATATGttcaaggaggatgataAAATCAAATGGTGAGGCACGTCAGCGCGGTTGGCAGAGGGATAGAAGGTCCAGGTTTAGGTGATTACAGTGGAAAAGATGATTTGCATGGATATGGATATTTTTATGAGACATTTTTGAGAACCCATGGCGTTATAGAAACGTTTTTTTTTACCAAGTCGTTACTCCTGTAGCCTACAAGCGAGGGCAGCAATCGTATGCCATCAGTGGGTCGAAGAATTTTAAAGGCGAGAATACACAACTAATACGCCTGTTTTCGACGCCTCAGCAGCTCCTACCGAGAAGCCCATCTTGGTCTTCAAACAATGGAGAGGAGCGGTttgaaaggaagaggggtgTAAGTCTTGGAGCATCGTTATGATGTTCGGTTTTTTAAGAACTGATTTCACCTGGTGGCGAATTCAGCAAGGGTGATCATTACAATTTGTGCTTCTGGCCGACCCATACTGTACTACATTATTGCTTCTCAGCTTTACATCCGTATATGGAAAGCGCGCAAGCCATCACTTACTGGCGGTCTCGTCATAGATCTCCAATACTGCGCAAAATTCAGAAGCGCACTTCTCTCGACTGGAGTCCTAAGAGCTCATTTTCCCTGTCAATTGCTCATCTGAAAGAAACGCATACAGAAAACAACTCACAGCGGCACTCTACTAAATACTCTCTTTTGCAGGAGTGTGATTAAATGCTGAACTTCTATTAGCCAGATAGGCAGGTTACTGTTCGGTATCATTTGATCTGCTAAGCGATTTAAGCAGTCCAGACTAGCTTGTGCATCAGTCTCGCCTTTTATTTCATGATTTTAAATGTatatgaagagaagaatgaggtTCAGAACGTACTACTTGATAACCATGTTATAATTGGGATTCAGCGCAGATGCTTGCTTTAATCGCTTTAGCTCTGCTTGTGGCGAGGCATGGCCTAGGCGGAAGTGAAACATCTTTTTGGGTCTTGAATTGATTTTTTTCTATGTGTATGCGAGTATGCGGGTCCGGTCTATGTGCAGCTGAAACAACTGCTTGAGAAATATCTGGAAAGACAGATATCAATGATGACAGCCTGCGTGACCAAAATTATTTATCTCTAATAGTTTCTCCAAAATAAAAGGATCGTGGTCTGACCTTTTGAACTTTTTGtgagaggaaagaggagatgagtAGCCCGTATGGTGAGGTTTTGCAATGACTGACGACAATAGAGATACTTATACCACAGGAATCGGAACTGAGACTTGCGTTGTTGGAGTCCTAGTGATGCCCTTTCGCTTGTTGTAGAAATTTATCGGCAGAATGTCAGCCCTACTTCGCTGTCTATTTCTAGCCTCTTTTgcggcttcttcttgggaaTCATGGGCAAGCGGGACTTGAATGAGAGGGCAGGGGTAGGAAAAAAACTGTCAAATTGTCGGAGGTCGAAAAGGGTATCCATTCAATCTTGAACGAGTATAGCAGTCTTGGAATACAGCGCTATCATGCATCATGCTCGAAAGTATCATCAATGTCTGAATTGCGGACGACTGCTAGCGAAAAAGGAGAATATTGGAGGGAAGACCCGCCCGTACTTTTGAAAGGATGTCGGTAAAAAGGCGCCAATGAAGAGTAGAGGGTCGGGGAATAAATATACTCCTGTAAGGTGAGAGGAGACATTGATGAAATAGATTCGATAACACCCACCGCACAAGGTGCGCTGTATCTACACACGCCCTTCTTTGACAAGCAACAATAGAAGGACAAATAATCCTCGTATGGTGGAGCAACAACGTGTGCAGAATAGGTTACTCCCCTCATAGCATCGATTGTTGTGAGGAACTGGGTAAGCAGGACAAAGGATGCCAGTTCTCCATGCTACTGTCGTTGTCAGATTGAGCCGTCGGTCCCGTAGCAAATCGTCACAATAAAAAGTGGGGGTTTGGTATGTCTGTCCGTTCTATGGGAAGGCAATGTAAGAACCCATCACCAACCCTCAAACTAGGACGAGTATATAGCAATGATGTCCCGTGTAGATTTTGCTCTGTTTAGATCGAAAAGCAGCTTCGTGTGTGGGACTGGTATTGCATGTGGAGAGACGGTAAGGCGGAAATCGCTGATCAAAAAGTGCCATTCCGAGGGGAAATTCTGTTTACGTAAGTAAGTGGAAAGAGCCGCCTTTTTGGCGCCTGCTGTCATTCATTCATGTTGTTTCGGGATGAGAGAATAACGCCGCCGGTTGAGGGGCTAGGGCCAAAGCATTTCAAATAAAGGAGGGTCATTCACACACCAACTTTCGTTCTTAACCGATTTTCGGAAAGAGGACGTTTTCGGCTGTAAATCACCCAAGTGGACCCCCTACTCGATGGTAGAGAAGGCTTTGTCCTCCAAGGAAGACACCAGATACAAGAAGCTACATGTCATGTCATCGGACAAAAACAGTAGAAAATTGGCGGTCTCAAGAGGCCGATTTCTCCCCCATTTTTTGTAATTAAGTTAATTAATGGAAATCGGCGATTTTCGCtcaaaaataaaaaatcCGACGTGCGACGACCTTCCCTACTGAGATAGGCCATGTGGCTGGCGCAGCTCCACAGTACTGGTAGTACAGAAATAAATTGATCtgctttatttttattCCCGAGGCGCATATCTAACTCATATCTAGGATGTTGTGCCTGATGCGCCTTGCAAAATAATTTTATCCTGTACGTCACCAAAGCACAATTACCGCATCTTCGACCCACGGACCTTTGCCACCTCCCGTTTATATAAACAGCAGTCCAACAACCATCCTACATCCACATCCGCGATCACTTAATAGTTTCACATAACACATTCACATTCACGTATAATACAAAAATTACAGTCATGGCGTGAGTCCCATCGCTTCCCCCATTATCCTGTAAGGCAGCAACTCACAAACTTCGTTGCTCAGTTTCAACTCCAACCCAGAAAAGACCACTTCTTGCTGCTCGTACGTGCATCTCATCATTGTAAGAGGTTGGAAAGAGACTAATGCGCATGACGTAGTACCAGTGAGGCTCAAGATAAGTGCACTTGCCCTGAGGGTAAATGCGAGTGCGAAGCCTGCCCAAAGTTTACCAAGGCTCCCGGGTCCGGCCCATGCGAGTGAGTGTCAGTCAGTTAAATTCACGCGTCAGCTAATTTTGACCTACTGCTTTCAGCTGCGGcgtcaaggaaaaggtcagCACTTGCGGGTAAGTAATTCTCACCAGGGGTTATATTATATGAATGATCAGGAATTGACAAGCTTTTTGCATAGCTGCAATGGATCTGGTGCGGCTTGCACATGTCCTCCCGGTCAATGTGCCTGCGACAGTTGTCCTAAAAAGGCCAAGAGCGTGAGCACTTGCGGGTAAGTCCTTTTCCTAGTCTACAACGAGCGAGCGAACTCCTCGAGGTGGTTGCAACGAAGGGCAGCCAGTCGTCATACATTAAGACGGTCGACGAGTTAGACGGTTTTTGGGCAGCGCCTACTGTCATTGAAAAGGTGCTGATCGACTTTGAGATAGGTGCGGTGGTTCTGGCGCGGCCTGCTCTTGTCCTCCCGGCAAGTGCGCATGTGACAACTGCCCCAAGCAGGCTCAAGAAAAAGTCAGCTCCTGCGGGTGAGTATTTTTATCTACTTTTGCCATTATACAGAACAAATGCTTACGCGCAGAATAACTAGTTGCAATGGATCTGGCGCCGCCTGCAGTTGTCCTCCAGGTCAATGTTCCTGCTCTGGTTGCCCCGCTCAAGCCAAGGAAAGTCCTGTCGACCAAGCCACCACTTGCGGGTAAGTGATGAGTTCTTTATAACCTTTGTCACTCTCCCAACGTGGAAAGTAATGTAACTGGGAtttgggaaggagaagagtggaggaATACCTAAAATGGTTTAAATTCTAATAGTTGCTAATTGCTGACCATTATTTTTAGTTGCCAAGGTGTAGGCGTTGCCTGCACTTGTCCTCCAGGCCAATGCGCCTGTGATGGTTGTCCGGCCAAGGCTAAATAAAATGCGGGGAGCAAGGGATAGCATGATGGATTTGTCTGTTTTACATGTatactagtcgctgatcATTAGGGAGCAAAAAGGGGAGCTCTTGTATGAGAATATGTATATTGTTGCATTGATACATGATACAGTTTGAACAAGACCGAAGTTTTCTTTTAGGAGATCACTTCCACCACAATAGTCGTCAAAGAGGAGCCGAATGACCAAGAGCAAACGGAATTTGCTCAGTGAAACCAGCTCAGCCGGGCCTCTTACagcatcatcctcacccaAATATCCTCTGATACTGGGTAAGTGCTGGCGTCTGATAAGAACGCTAAATCCTCGAGTGGGTAGCATCATGGCTGGCTTCAAATGCAATCGATTCGTCTGGGAAATGACCATAAAAAACCTACAAcggagggagggagagagattgTTGAGAATATCTAGAACCAACAGCATGCAATGTAAACAGCGCAAGGTACGGCGTTAGTTCAATAGTAATGCATGAGCAGTGTGATACAATAATACACCTATCAGCCCCAAGTCAGCATTCAGTTTCATTTTCGACAAAGGCACGGTATCTGAAAAGAAACTCACTTGAAACTAAAGAGGCGCCAACTACTGAACCTTTTTCCTTATAGCTACCCTACGATTATGCTAAGGGGGTAATGAGCCTGCAAAGGGATATGTAAGCTTGTTACTCGGGCATGATTGGGGATTATAGCGTATGAAATACATACTTGATGAGGGATGGCTGGGGAGAGGAGTTCCTGTATCCGATGTAGATGATCAAGGGGATCCAGCCAACGCTGAAAACAGTCTATAATCAAGCACCTGTCAGCATAACATATTCGAATTGAGCCAACAAGACTTGAAAGCGGTTAAGGAAACTGTTCAGAACAAACGAACCTTGGCAATCCTGCAATTCAACTTGTCAGCAAAATCCTGAAACGTGGGTATTTTCTCTCCCTAAGATGCCCAGACACATACCCAAGGACAGCATTGTATCGGTCTTTAGTCTCATCTGAAAGAGGCATGGTAATATACGTCTTGGTTTTGGGTTTGAGTAGATGGTACGAATAGAAAGTTCTGTCAAAGATGGTAAAAAAGAAACGATGAACGACCGAAGGTGGAAGATTATTATGTTCGCAAACggggggagaggagggcgaCGGCAGAGGCGGCGGCGTCACGGCGGCGGTAGCCGCAATGACGTGTTTTAATTTATTTTTgataagaagaagtggtAGTAGTTAGTAGCAGTAGTATAGTACTCGTAGTAGTATGTATGTAGTAGTATAGTCGTACGTAGTAGTAGTATTTATATAGCTAACTATTACGAGTACTAATAAATTCCTCGTACTACTACTACTTTTTCTTATTACGTAGTAGTGCGCGTAATTGTTTTTCTGTGATTGTTGCCTTGTCGCTTGTTGTTTGTTGcattttgttgttgttgtcatCCGCGgacggatgatgataatgaaCGACTGTTCTTGACATGTTGGACAACTTCCAAGCTGGCTACCATTATCACGACTTGACCAATGTAGTATAACGGATATATGGCTGACGGTCGGTTGAACAATGATTTTGTGTTTGACTGCTTTATTAGTTGCGTTGTTCACTTAAATTACACTGGTCAACTCTCAGTATCGCCTATTAGTTAAAGTGCATGCTTTGCCTTGTCCTCGCAGTGATTTATTTGTCCATCTATTATTCGGCATCCCAGCCCTCGGCATTTCGAAGCAATTTGTAAAAGAAACGAGTGGTGTTGAGGTGAGCATTGAGGCTTATGCGCTAAAAATTTCAATTAACGGATCATCAATTGCCATGATGCCAAATTTGTGCTCACTTCATCCACAGTATGCTGATTGACGTTCTCCGAGAGCAGAGCGGGGGTGAACCTGTAAATGTTTTTGGTAACATTCCACATCTGTTTGGTATCAGTATTGGCTGATGAAGGCATTAGCGcatttctcttctccatttgGTGCAACGACTCACCGAACATTCCTGATGGGCTGACAATAGTATCCTTTCCAAAGACATGCTTGCAAGTCCCTGCCATCAACTCAAAACTCTTTGAATCTGAAGAAGTGATGGGTGCTGATTCAAACCCAAATGGAGCATCAAGAGTGATGTGGAAGTGGGAGGCTCTTTTAACCGGAGGTTCAAAGGCGGAAATAGTGAAGTTGAGAGACTGAGCAAGCGGAACAATGAGTTGGGAGATGTGTTCCAAGGTTTCGTTGACTGAAGAAGTGAAAGCGATACGGTAGTTGATTGTGGCTAAAAAGTTGCGAACTGTTCAGCAACTCACTTGACTACGTTGCGGTATCCAATACTTACCTTCTACATATTCGGGAAGCGCATTAACCTTTACCCCTCCGGAGATTAAATCGATAGCTTGAGTGGTCGCCAGGAAGCTATTCAATATCCTGTCGCTAGAAGCAAGATCATGGGCTAAttttttccatttcttcgGGTTTTTAATTCGGCTCTTTATGGACTTGGGCACTTCTGGGGCATGCTCAGACATACAAGAGAGATACTTGAAATACGGGGTAGAGGGTACCAAGCTGGGCTCGAAGGGGTTTTTTTCCAGTTCAGCCAGGATAAGAGACATGATACCAACTACAGTGTGTGAGTGTAATTGCCTGACAAGAAAAAGTCATCCTTCTTACTGCCTGTATGCACTGGAGGAACGCTGGAATGACCACCCAGGGTTTCAACTTTGATTTGAACGTTGACCGATCCCTTCTCAGCCATACCCAAGCTCGCTACAAGCGCACCATAATCTTGAGATACTCCAGTGAACCCCTCGTCAACAAGAAAAGAGATGCCTTCTGTGCCATATCGCTCCTCCAAGATTTTGGCGATCACACCTGAACCACGAATTCCACCAATCTAATTTCTGAATTAGGCTACCGCGTGATATGAAGAGACtcacctcttcatcataaCCATTGGAGATGATAATGGTGCGTTCCGGCTTATAGCCCTCAATCACAAGTCGCTCTACTGCGCCATATATGCCCAAAAGTGAGTTTTTACAATCTGATACGCCTCGCCCCCATAACCAGGTTCCAGGGGTGTCTGGAGTAGCATTACGCGTGATTGAACCCTCAAAAGGAGGATAACTCCATTGGCTCAGAGTCTCTGGGAGGACTGGTACAGTATCAGTGTGAGCCATGAAGAGAATAggcttcaagctcttgtTTGAACCCTCCCAAGTGAAGAGATGGGCGTGCGAATTGACAGTCTCGTGTTTAAGAGTCTGGTAAAGTTTTGGATACTCGGACTCGATGAAATTGGAGAAGACATAGTGCTTATCAAAGCTCGGATCTGAACCATCCTTAGGTAGGTTGTCGAATGACTCTGTGGGGATTTGTACAGCTCTGGAAAGTCTTTTTGCTGCAAGCTCCCCGTACGCTTGATCCGTGAGAGGATTCCAATCTTCACCCACGTTCAAGGGATTAGGTTGAACTGGACATTTGTCTGAGTCTGATATCTTGTCTAAGCTGCTGTGCGAGCACGCATGGAGTTTGGAGAGGACGGTGGAAGAATTCTGATAGAGCAGAAAGACAACGATGCCGAAAAGGGGGAGCAGAAACTTGAGCCGAGGGCCATAAGGGCGGGGAGGGCTAGGCCGGCCGAGAGAGGCTGTGGGGAGATAAACTTTCTCGTGGGTGGACATGGATGGGCAGTCAgtgggaaggagatgggaatAATAAGGCGTTGTCTATCTAGAATGCCGTGACCACCCTCATCGGTCGACCACGGTGATGCCCGATTACGTGctgaatgaatgaagaatAATAATGATGGTAAATAAGGGTGTCGGATTTCGCCGACGACACGCCGGGGGCCCACCCGCCGGTAGGTGGGTCGTCATTAACAATATATATAGAATAACCTCTGACCGTTGTTTAGCATGCACTTCGTCTCTCCATTCATACGACTGGCACTCCGTAAGACATGGGCAAAGAAGATTCACAACGTTCTGCCAACCATCCCGTAACAGTCACCCCCCACATATCTTCCACGCACGATCTTATCCAGCTTCCGCTACCTAACACAATCTCGCACAATAATGCCCGTTCCGGCGCCTCGTTTGCAGTCCGTGTGACGATAGGGACCCTTATCCTTCTCTGGACCCTCTTCAATATTGACGTTGTAACATCTCCCTTCAGACAAAACCCTTCTATAGACTCTCTCGATGACTCTTCAGCGGCTGGTTATCTCCGTGGTATCGCGACAAAGAGTATGAAATGGGCATTGCCGGCACCGAACCATCAACTTCACAGTACATATGGTGATCTGGAAAGTACGGAGataggagaagaaggcatcaAGATGTCCCTTATTCCTCCAAAGTTGGCCGAAAAGATCTTCTTAGATGTTCCAAGCAACGATAGCGTCGCTGCGTAAGTCATCTGCCTAAGAAAACTAACCCAACCTAATGAAGTAAATTTAGAGCTTCGAAGAGGTATACTGGATATGCCCATCCTGCAGGTTCTGGATACGACTACGCCTCCGCTCTTACATTGAAGAATgaatgggaaaaggagctGGGCTTGCGAGTGTCAGGTCCACAGGAGTTTATCTACGATGCCGGAAGTCCAGAAAGCCAAGCTCGAGTGAAGAACGGCATGGACAAACTTGGTGTTTGGATTGATACGGTAAATGAATTCTGTTCAATTTTTCCATCTGAATGTGCGTGAAGCTCATCTGGTGACAGTACTATCCGGTCATGAACACTCCCGTCTATGCTGCAGCTACGCTTCTAACGGATCCTCCGTTCCATGCCAAGCTCCGCGAAGACATTGTAGACGGAGATTCTGATTCCGAGCTTCGAGATGAGGTTCCCGTTTTCCATGGATTGTCAGTCAGCGGGGATGTCAGGGGGAATTTTGTGTATGTCGGGTATGGCCGCAAAAAAGATTttgatcttctcaaacaGAGAGGTAGGCTTCTTATCTATACTATGCAGCTCCAAATCGTGGTGTTAACATCAGATGAGGGGTTGATATCGACGGTAAGATCGTTTTAGCCAAGTATGGAGGCTGTTTCAGAGGTTTGAAAGTCAAAGGTGAGGTTTTTATGTGGTGTTGGCAACTATCAGACGTTGAAACATAAGCTCTTAGCGGCTCAAGAAGCCGGTGCTACTGGAGTGATCATCTTTACTGATCCAGGAAATGATGGCGAGATTACCGAAGAAAATGGCTATGAGGTCTATCCTAAGGGGCCAGCCAGGCAAGTGAGTGCTTCGGTCAGGTCGATGTAATACAAGCTTGATATAAACTCATACCATTGTGCTGTTTTTAGCCTAGTAGCGTGCAAAGGGGCAGTGTGCAATTCGTAATTATgctttcattcttctctgtTCTTGTAAAGGTCACTTCTGACACCTTTTCACAGCTCTCCAAGTACCCTGGTGACCCTAGTACCCCAGGGGAACCAGCTTACAAGAACGCTTCCCGCCTCGAGGGGGGTAATCAACCATCTATACCATCGTGGGTACCGACTTCGCTGGCCTTTCTGTGATTGCCAGCTTCTAACATTGCCTAGGATCCCCATGTCTTATGAGGACGTCATTCCGTTCCTCAAAGCACTTGAGGGCAAGGGTATACATGCTTCTGACTTGGGGCCAGATTGGGTTGGAGGTTTGGGTTATCATGGCGTTGATTACTACATTG
This genomic interval carries:
- a CDS encoding Gly-X carboxypeptidase, putative, with amino-acid sequence MSTHEKVYLPTASLGRPSPPRPYGPRLKFLLPLFGIVVFLLYQNSSTVLSKLHACSHSSLDKISDSDKCPVQPNPLNVGEDWNPLTDQAYGELAAKRLSRAVQIPTESFDNLPKDGSDPSFDKHYVFSNFIESEYPKLYQTLKHETVNSHAHLFTWEGSNKSLKPILFMAHTDTVPVLPETLSQWSYPPFEGSITRNATPDTPGTWLWGRGVSDCKNSLLGIYGAVERLVIEGYKPERTIIISNGYDEEIGGIRGSGVIAKILEERYGTEGISFLVDEGFTGVSQDYGALVASLGMAEKGSVNVQIKVETLGGHSSVPPVHTGIGIMSLILAELEKNPFEPSLVPSTPYFKYLSCMSEHAPEVPKSIKSRIKNPKKWKKLAHDLASSDRILNSFLATTQAIDLISGGVKVNALPEYVEATINYRIAFTSSVNETLEHISQLIVPLAQSLNFTISAFEPPVKRASHFHITLDAPFGFESAPITSSDSKSFELMAGTCKHVFGKDTIVSPSGMFANTDTKQMWNVTKNIYRFTPALLSENVNQHTVDERISLNAHLNTTRFFYKLLRNAEGWDAE